Proteins encoded within one genomic window of Arachis ipaensis cultivar K30076 chromosome B08, Araip1.1, whole genome shotgun sequence:
- the LOC107613826 gene encoding probable beta-1,3-galactosyltransferase 2, protein MNLKSRGEVLLPHRSFLSQRWMIFLCIGSFCAGMLFTNRMWTIPEPKGLARTTAMEAEKLNVVSEGCNSRILQEKEVKRETRSIYKEVFKTQNAMQTLDKTISNLEMELAAAKAAQESIRNGAPLSEDIKAVESTPRRRYLMVIGINTAFSSRKRRDSVRQTWMPQGEKRKKLEEEKGIIIRFVIGHSATSGGILDRAIEAEDRKHGDFLRLDHVEGYLELSAKTKTYFATAVNLWDADFYIKVDDDVHVNIATLGETLVRHRSKPRVYIGCMKSGPVLSQKGVRYHEPEYWKFGESGNKYFRHATGQLYAISKDLATYISMNRHVLHKYANEDVSLGSWFIGLDVDHIDDRRLCCGTPPDCEWKAQAGNVCVASFDWTCSGICRSAERIKEVHRRCGEGEKALWNASF, encoded by the exons ATGAATTTGAAGAGCAGAGGAGAGGTTCTTCTTCCTCATAGAAGCTTTTTGTCTCAGAGATGGATGATTTTTCTTTGTATTGGAAGCTTCTGTGCTGGGATGCTATTCACCAACAG GATGTGGACTATTCCCGAACCTAAAGGACTTGCAAGGACAACAGCTATGGAAGCTGAAAAATTGAATGTTGTTTCGGAGGGTTGCAATTCAAGAATT TTGCAAGAAAAGGAAGTGAAGCGCGAAACGAGAAGCATCTATAAGGAAGTTTTCAAAACACAAAATGCCATGCA AACATTGGACAAAACTATTTCAAACTTGGAGATGGAGTTAGCTGCTGCAAAGGCAGCTCAGGAGTCGATTCGCAATGGCGCTCCTCTATCAGAAGATATAAAGGCAGTTGAATCAACTCCTAGGAGAAGGTACCTCATGGTCATAGGAATCAACACTGCTTTTAGCAGCAGGAAAAGAAGAGACTCCGTCCGCCAAACCTGGATGCCTCAAG GTGAGAAAAGAAAGAAGCTAGAGGAAGAGAAAGGCATTATCATCAGATTTGTAATTGGTCATAG TGCTACATCAGGTGGTATATTAGACAGAGCTATAGAAGCAGAAGATAGGAAGCATGGAGATTTCTTGAGGCTG GATCATGTTGAAGGGTACCTTGAATTATCAGCAAAGACAAAGACCTACTTTGCAACTGCTGTTAACTTATGGGATGCTGATTTCTACATTAAAGTTGATGATGATGTTCATGTAAATATAG CAACACTTGGAGAGACTCTAGTTAGACACCGGTCGAAACCACGAGTATACATCGGATGCATGAAATCCGGGCCTGTTCTTTCCCAAAA AGGTGTAAGGTACCATGAACCAGAATACTGGAAATTCGGTGAGTCTGGAAACAAGTACTTCCGCCATGCCACAGGACAGTTGTATGCCATTTCAAAAGATCTTGCTACATATATTTCAATGAACCG GCATGTTCTTCACAAGTATGCCAATGAAGATGTCTCACTAGGCTCATGGTTTATTGGACTTGATGTGGATCATATTGATGATAGGAGACTCTGCTGTGGCACTCCACCAG ATTGTGAATGGAAAGCTCAAGCAGGGAATGTGTGTGTAGCTTCATTTGATTGGACATGCAGTGGAATTTGCAGGTCTGCTGAGAGGATCAAAGAGGTTCATAGAAGATGTGGAGAAGGTGAAAAAGCTTTGTGGAATGCCTCTTTCTAA